The Paramormyrops kingsleyae isolate MSU_618 chromosome 20, PKINGS_0.4, whole genome shotgun sequence genome contains the following window.
GCATTCGTTTTCTTCATCCATTGTTTTCTTCATCATTTGGGTTGAATCGTGCTCCGAGCCGAAAAGAGCATGAATAAACTCGTGTCTTTCTGTTTCTTTAGATGTATCTCCATCTTTTTTGTGGAGTTTCAGATGCACTTTGGTCATGACTATGCAGGCACTGCATGGATTCATTCGCTGGTGGACTGCACCACTATGCTCTGTGGTAAGAGTTCCTTAGACTTGCCTCATCAAATCTGCAATTGTATCACCCTTTCTATGTATCTCTCACATAAGCCCAACATAAATTAACTGTGATCTCCATGTACTCTGAAATGTAAGTTTAGGGGACTGATGCCAGTTGGGAATTCAAAGGTTTGGCTGATATCAAAACATGAAGGTATTCCACTCCATGTAGTTGTACGTAGTCATGGAGTCCGCAGTATAAGGACTGTTGACACATAAACAATATCAGTTGTATCATGTGACTCTTTACGCTCacctgcttggttgaaacaaaatcttggtctgaacctgaactttcctgTTCTGCCTAAATTTATAATGTATGTCTCCTAAATGTTCTGGGGTGGCATGTTGGGTAAGTGGGTTAGCCATAATCTTCCTGCATATTTGTGTGGGCCTCTCACACAATCCAAGACTTACTGTTCAAGAGAATTAGTGAATGAAAGTCTATTGGCTTTTCTGTCCCGGGCGTCCCTTGCCTTGTACCAAAATGGCAAGTGTCTCCTGTTGGGTGTTGGCTTCACAGTAATTCCCTATGGGGTTAATGTTGCATAGGTTCTGAATCTGATATAGCTGTAGACCCCAAGTTAGGTGATTGGCAGCCTCTCTGACATCCCTTGTCATGTGTCAGTTTTGCGTCCTGTTTGAAGCAGTGCAGGAAAATGCTATCAAGTGCTCAAACtctgctttgcattgcactgtTTGCATTTCCGCCAACCCTGTTTGTGTAGCACTTTTCATGACTCCTACTTGTAGACTTGGTGTTGGTTTATGAATAGATTTAGCCTGAAGAACACAGCTCTAGCCTTCATGGTATCCATGAAGCTGAAAGTCACAAGACGGCCTCCTCAGGCTGTGACTGACTATAGATTGAGCAGAATGTTGTGGACTTTACTTCATCCCCCAGAATCTTATTGATATTTAACATCCTGGATGATGCGTTAACCTCTGTCCAAAAATGTCTGTAATCTGCCCATATTGACAGAATTCTTTCTGCAAATTAGTATAATGTTCACTGCACAACCCATGCCATATGTTCTGTTTAAATTGTAGCCCATATGTAAAGAGAGCGGATCTTTAAACTGTTTAATATGTAACTCTGAAGTGCCGAGGCCACAAAAAAATGTCGGACTAGAGAAAGCAGTCAATGGTTTCAGGGGTGACATGTAACAATATATCAAATTACGTAAGAGTCCCCGCCTTTTGCTGCATGATGTAATGTGatatataaaatacaataaGTCTAAATAATATTTCATGGGTAATTAATCATACGTGACACCAAAAAGTACAGCTTATGACACTCTTCCATAACATTCTTCCATAACATCTTAGCTTGCAGTCTATCCCATGGGACATGGACGGGACACAGAACAGACGACACCCTGGATAGAATGCCGATCTATAACTTTCATAAGAGAGGGGATAGAAAATTAGTTTTACCATTTCAGTTACATCTCTTATAATTATGTTGTTATGTatgttatatatgtttttagCCAATAGTTCAAAAGTGCATTAAAAGTACTGTTACGTTTTACAAGATGCCGAATGCATATTTTTATTAACTATACTAAACTATGAGTTTCagtaaaatttttaataaaattctCTGTTACAATATATCGTAAATATGTAATATGCCATAACTGTGTCTTTAATATAATGGTAAATTTCCATGTAAACTGTGCTTTTATGATCATGGTTCCGACAGCTCACCTTGTATGGTCCGTGTGACAGATACATTGTATGTCCATCTCCAGTGCTTGTGATTTACTGTCCTGGCAGCTCCGCTTGGCAGCTTCATTGGGAACCGACTGTCCTTCCGCATCACGGTGATCCTGGGAGGCTTCTTGGCTTCCACCGGGCTGGTCATGAGCTCCTTTGCCACCAGCCTTGAGTACCTTTACCTCTCCCTTGGCATCCTGACAGGTAATACACACCACCCCTGCTTCCTTCGAGTTCCCCGATACGACCGCTCGAAGGTCGCCGTTAATGTGCAAAGGTTTCTATCTGCAGGTGTTGGGTTTGCCCTTTGTTACACGCCGGCCATCGCTATGGTTGGCGTCTATTTCCACGAGAGGAAGGCGTTGGCGTACGGGATCGCCATGTCCGGCAGCGGGATCGGGACCTTCATCCTGGCTCCAGCAGTGCAGCTCCTGATAGAGCACTTCTCTTGGCGTGGGGCGCTCCTCATCGCTGGGGGGTTTGTCTCCAACCTGTGCGTCTGCGGGGCATTGCTGAGACCTCTCGCCTCCGCGGGGGGGGCCGAGAACGGGTCCGTGGCGGCGGAGTCCGAGGCAAGGGACAGGGCGGTGACTGCGAGATGCTGCGATGACCAAGAGCACCGTCGTTGCTGCTTCCGGCCCATGCAGGAGTACCGGTTCCTGCTCATGCCCAGTTTTGTGGTGCTGGCCACGTCTTTCCTGCTCCTTGCCAGTGGCTGCAGCCTGCCCTTCGTCTATCTGGTGCCTTATGCCCTCGATGTAGGTGTCGGCCACCAGCAGGCTGCCCTACTGATGTCCATCCTGGGGGTCATCGACATTGTGGGCAATGTCACCTTCGGCTGGCTTACTGACAGAAGGTACAGCTTGGTGTAATTCTGGAACCATTTGTGGGGAATACATGCAGGACTACATGCAGAAAATCTTAGAAATAATCATAGAAAATTGGAATTAAGTGTGTATTTGCTCAGAAAGAGCTCAGAAACCAGTAGAAGTTAAAGCTCAACAGTTCAGCAGGCTTAGTACCTTACAAATGTTGTAATTCAAACTTGCTCatgcactgtcagaaaaacgTTTCAGCTGTAGTACacttttgttccccaaggtacaaacaacattactgttacccaatggtacaaaaatgctcctcagcatccatttctgtaccttaaacgGTACATCTACCTACAGCAAGAGTACAATtagcagacccttgagggtacagccctaGTGACAAGTAATtctaccctcaaaggtacaaattggaacttttttctgacagtgtgatAGCTAATGAAATCCAGCAAGCTAATTGGGTAATGTgtgtccccacccccccacccaggtgCCTGAGGAAGCACCGCGGTGTTTGCTACATGCTAGCTGTCGGCTTGGAGGGCTTATGTTGCCTCTTTGCCCCCCTGCTGCGGAGCTTCCAGCTGCTAGTGCCCTTTGCGGTGCTCTACGGTTACTTCGATGGGGCTTACGTGGCCCTCATTCCTGTGGTGACGTCTGATGCCGTGGGCACGGCCCACCTCTCCTCTGCCTTGGGAGTCGTGTACTTCCTCCACGCCGTGCCGTACCTGGTCAGCCCGCCCATCGGAGGTGTGTTCCAACGGCCCCTTCACACTCACCAGTGAAGACATGCGGCAATGCGTCTTTCATAAAGCTATTAGCCATGGAAAAGTTCTAAAAATACAATCCTAGGCAAAAGTCTctggcagtcaaagaaaatgatgtctAAATGATCTTTATGTAGGTACAAAACTGATATTATGTCTggcaaagtgtgtcagcttaggtATTTCAAAACCTCTCATAAAGTTACCCCAGTGTTTGCAGAAATCGTCCagtacacccatgtattttttgacttgaccagtAGCACACCTTTATTGGGTAATCAATACGTCAAACCATCTATCTAATTTTATTAATTGATTAAGTGAGCTAGGTAGTGAGATTTAACAAATATATGGAATGGTtgtggtgcccctgaggagaggtttgggatattagtaactttttggagaacagatgaaatcctttttaatttttattgtgttactgttaatttgcacgTTAACGTTTTTCTTTGGCTAGCAAAGATTTTTGCACATTACTGTgtattagggctgcacgatatcacaTTGCAACTTAATCACAATTGTATGGcacatgcacaataatcaccagggctacAGGTAACAGGTGTGACATTTGTTCGGATGCCGGCTTTTCAGTACTATATGGATGATTATTtacacccacaatttggtaagcagattaatGTACACCTGagatattaatgagatgcgtattgtgacacccaaaagCTAGTAATCCGTATAAATTCAGGGtatctttatgtttattaaataagTTTAGCAGAGCacgccacatgctactgttttggtaactCATAGAAGCAAGAAGTACTGAAGAAATGGCGAAGAAACGGACAGCTCaacagccacaacatcttttaaaagaggagattaTAGGTAAACAAGGTAGAAAGATGTTTGTGGTGTGGCGGTACTTTCTGCAGTTTAAAGTCCAGcacgtttattaaacaaaaaggcacgccagatttatacagattactaactttggGGCGTCGCGATACACCTCTCTTTAATATTTTAGGCGCACAaataatctgcttaccaaattgtgggcgtaagtaaAATTCCGTATAATCGCGATGTGATATCATGCAGCTCTACTGTGTATTGAATGTGTGTCCTGTAAGACAGGCCTGTTGCTGTACAGCATGTGCCCAGTGCTGATGGCTTTTCCTTTCCTGGCAGGTTGGCTCGTCGACCGAACCGGCTCTTACACGGCCACCTTCTTCCTCAGCGGCTTCGCGCTCATCTCCAGCTCCCTGCTGCTCGGCGTGGCTGCCTTGGTCCACAGCTGCCGGGAACGCCGGAAGCACAGTGTCCACACCAACCCCAAGCTGCACAGCTTGGTCAACAGCCATTGATAGTTAGGACTTCTCAAGGTGGAACCGAAGCTCGCTCCTCTCCCTGGTGGTTGTATACTGCAGTCTTTGTGTGACACCAAAAGCCTACTGTATCTGTACAATAAAAATACGAAAGACATTGTGGACCACTCCTAATGTGTCTTCTGGCCTGCTTTTGTTGGTGGCTTCAAAGATTCTGCTTTTCCAACCTCTGGAGAACTCTTTCAGTCATTTGGATGACTTTGCGGCATTCCCTCGCGTTATCTCGAGAACAATATTCAAACCTGGCTTTCTCTTTGGGAGAAATTCATTAGGGTATTGCGTCTCTCCACGGCAGGTTCCTCACCCATCCGTCTAGGTCAAAGTTTTCCAGCAGATGGCAGTATTTGAGTAGTTTTGTTGAACATATACCAGCATATATTAGCAAAATGAATTATGAGGTATATGTTTATTTTGTAGA
Protein-coding sequences here:
- the slc16a12b gene encoding monocarboxylate transporter 12-B, with amino-acid sequence MAQGGRGAGAAPPDGGWGWMIVAGCFVVTVCTRAVTRCISIFFVEFQMHFGHDYAGTAWIHSLVDCTTMLCAPLGSFIGNRLSFRITVILGGFLASTGLVMSSFATSLEYLYLSLGILTGVGFALCYTPAIAMVGVYFHERKALAYGIAMSGSGIGTFILAPAVQLLIEHFSWRGALLIAGGFVSNLCVCGALLRPLASAGGAENGSVAAESEARDRAVTARCCDDQEHRRCCFRPMQEYRFLLMPSFVVLATSFLLLASGCSLPFVYLVPYALDVGVGHQQAALLMSILGVIDIVGNVTFGWLTDRRCLRKHRGVCYMLAVGLEGLCCLFAPLLRSFQLLVPFAVLYGYFDGAYVALIPVVTSDAVGTAHLSSALGVVYFLHAVPYLVSPPIGGWLVDRTGSYTATFFLSGFALISSSLLLGVAALVHSCRERRKHSVHTNPKLHSLVNSH